The following DNA comes from Arcobacter cloacae.
CTATTAGACTATTTAAAGTTTTACCTATGGTTTTTTCATTATTTTTTGCTAATACAACTACACTTATATTCATTTTTTGCCCAATCTTTTTACTAAACCTTTTATCTTATAGTTAAGTATTTTTTTAAATGTAAATATTTCATCTGCTGTTTTTAATCCATCACCATCAACTCTGTAAATAGCACCATTAATTCCACTAAAATCTTCGTGAATGGCATTTCCTATTCTAAAATTGTATTGGTAATATTTTTTAGCCTCTTTTAAAATATCTTGATTATATTTTCCAAAAGGAAATACAAAACTCTCTATTTTTGTATTTAATTTCTCTTCTAAAATCTCTTTTGAAATCCTTAACTCTAAATCTAAATCTACTTGTTTTTGTGTTAAATCAATATGTGAATGAGAGTGTGAACCAAAAACAACTAATCCACTCTCTTTCATCTCTTTCAATTCTTTATATGTACAAAATGTGGCTTTTTGATAATTTTCAAATAAATCATTATGCTCAAAATTCATTCTATTTTCTGGTGTTTCATCTGTATCATCTAAAATATATTTTGAAGGAATAGCCAAAAGTGCTTTTAAATTATATTTTTTCAAAAGTGGAAAAATTAAAAAATAAAAATCAGCATAAGCATCATCAAAAGATAAACAAACACTTTTTTGAGTTACTTTTTCACCTGGAAAAATAGTTTTGAAATTGTTTTTTACATATTTTAAATGCTCTTCAAAAATTGCTAAATCATTTGAACATCTATCGCTGTTCACATGATGATACATAATACTAATCAACAACTTTTTTTCCTTTTAATCTTTTTTTAAAATTTATTTTTGCTTTATGTTTATGGGAAAAATCCAAAGCTTTATCAACTAATTCTTTTTCATCTTCTTTCAAAAGTTTCGCATACTCTTTTATAATAACTTCCAAATCTTCATCTTTTGCCCAAAGTTTTGAAAAGTTTTTAAGTCTGTCATTGAGTTCTAAATCAAAAAATTTCATTCTATTTATATCAACTATTTTAAAAATAAAATCATCATTCTCTTTTTTGATTAATATATTTCCAGGACTATAATCAAAATGAAAAATACCCGCTTGGTGTAAATCAAAACTAAAGCGCGCAAAAGCTTTTAAAATCTCATTTTTATTTGGAAAATTTGTATCTAAAAGCGGCTCACGAATCGTAAAATCATAATCAAATTTTTCACTTACAAAATAACTCTCATTTAATAATCCAAATTTATAGAATTCTATAAATCCTATAGGTTTGGGAGTGAACTCTTTTATTTTTAGAGCATATTCATAAGATTTTTGTGCTTTTGATTTTTTGAAAAATGTATATACAATTTTGTTTATAAAATGTGGTATTTTAAAAGACTTAACAACTAGCTTTTGATTTTCATGTTCTATTACTTTTATCTCATTTCTAGCTTTATGTATGGTATTTGAATTTTCTTTGAAAAATTGTTTTATATTGCATAAAAAAGATTCAAATTTTTTGAATTCTTCATTTAAAATAAATTTATAGTTTGACAATTTTTACCTTTTTGTTATTTAATAATTTAGATTTTAGCCAAAAAAGCATTTAATTTGGATTTAACTACTAAAAAAGTAGAATATAAGCTTAAAATCAATAAATAAAGAGTTCTATGAAAAAAGTTTTAGAAGTTTGTCTCTCTCCTGATTTGGGTGGACTTGAACTGTATATGAAAAATATTACTAAATATTTAAATTCACCTGCTGTAATTAATAAAAAATCAAAACTGAAAGAAATACTTAAAAATGAAAAAATAGATTATTTTGAACTTTCAAGATATAGTTTTTTTAAACTTGCAAAAATCATAGATAAAGAAGAAATTGATATAGTTCATCTTCACTGGACAAAAGATATTCCAATAGTTGTTTTTGCGAAACTTCTTTCAAAAAGAAAACCAAAAATTGTTCAAACAAGACATATGCATATGACAAGATTTAAAAGTGATTTTTACCATAAATTTTTATATAAAAATATTGATATGATGATTGCTGTTACAAATCTAGTAAAAGAACAACTTGAAAAATTTATTCCAAAAGATATAAGACCTAAAATAGAAACTTCTTATATCGGAGCAAATACTCCTAAAATTTTAAGCAATGAAGAAAAAAATAGTTTAAAAAAATCTTTTAATATCACTGATGAATTTATAGTTTGTATTGTTGGAAGAATTGAAGAAGCAAAAGGACAACATATAGTTTTACAAGCTGTTGAGAAATTACGAAAAAATGGCATAAAAATAAAAACTTTAGTTGTTGGTCACTATATGGATGAAAATTATTTTAATAATCTAAAAAACTCTTATCCAAATGATATATTTACAGGCTTTGTTTCTAATCCAACAGATTTTATGCAAATTTCTGATTGTGTTGTTTTGGCAACAAAAAAAGAGACTTTTGGGCTTGTGCTTATTGAAGCCATGAAATGTGGTGTTTGTGTTTTAGGAAGTAATAATGGTGGTCCTCTTGAAATCATCGATGATGAAAAAACTGGACTTCTATTTGAAAGTATGAATAGTGATAGTTTATGTAAAAAGTTATCTTTGATTATAGAAAATGAAAAATTAAAAGAAACATTAGCTTTAAATGGAAAGATTAAAGCTAATGAAGTTTTTGATAGGGAGAAGCAGTTTGTGAAATTAAAAAAACTTCTTTGATAAAAATTTTAAAATCTATACTAAATAGAATAAAATAATATTTTTAATAAATTATTTCTTGAGGAAAATCTAAATAAATATCTATTTCTTGCTTTTATTTTTTTAATTTTAAAAAGTTCGTCTTTGTATTTTTTTAAGCATTTATAGATTTTATAACTAAAGAAACCTTTCTGATAATTTGAATAATGTTCAATTAAAGTATTTAAAATATCTATAGTTTCTTTATCTAAGTTTTTTACAGATTTAAATGCTAAACAATAATTTACAATATTTTGTGCAAAGTTTAGCCAATAATGTTCTTTTTTTCTAAATTTATCAAATAATGAAGTATAATTCTTCTCAACATGTTTTGTAACCTGTTCATTATATCTTCTATAATAAGTATATGATTCTTCTGTATATGTTATTGTTCCTATAGTTGATGCTACAAATGCAATCCAAATATCATGAAAAGAAACGCTTAAAGGAATAGGAATAATATAAGGGATAATCTCTTTTTTAAACATTAAAGTATTACCAGATACACAATTAGAAAAAATAAAGGATTTATTGCATTTTCCTTTAACTAAATTTGCATTTGATCTTATAAATTCTTTATTTGAAATATTTGAATTTTCATCTATCACAATAGAATCTGAATATATTAAAATATTAGTTTTAATTTCATTTAGGAATATTTCAAGTTTATTTGTTTTCCAAATGTCATCTTGATCGGCAAGGGCAATATAATCTCCAACACAAAGAGATATAGCTTTTTCAAAATTTTTTACAAAACCTAAATTATAAGTATTTTCAAAAAGTTTAATTCTTTTATCTTTTTGAATATATTCATTAATAATTTCCACAGTATTATCTTTGGAATTATCATCAACAATAACTATCTCTAAATTATCATAAGTTTGATCTAAAATAGAGTCTAATTGCTCTTTTATAAATCTACTTCCATTATATGTACACATTGCTATAGATACTAAACTATTTTTTTTCATCTGTTTTGCCCATTATATTATATTTTGTAGATACAACAATAATTATTGAAATAAAAATTGCACCTAGCATCATAATCTCTTTTTGTCTAAACATATTTTCTGTAAATCCACCTAAAAAAACTATAAAAACAAAAGAGTACCTTACATAATTTAAATAATCATCTTTAATTTTTGTAACTATTAAATAATACCAAATTAATAAAAGTAATATTAATCCAATCAAACCTGTTCCGGCAAAAATAGTAATATATGAATTATGTAAATGTCCTAATTGTCCTTTCATAAAGCTACCAATTTCATTAACTTGGATTTTTTGTACCACACTATTTACTTTAGAATATCCTGTGCCATATAAGATATTAAAATCCTCATTTTGGATTATTTTAGGAATAAGGATATAAGAAGATAATCTAACTCCAAAACTTGTATTATAATTTTTATCTTCAATCACTTTAACAATATCAAAGTAACCTTGCTTTAATCTTTTATTTACATTATCACTAAAGAAAAATCCCATAAAAAAAATAAATATAATTGTTAAGAAACTCAAAATTATGTATTTATAGTTATGTCTAAGATATATAAATATCAAAATAAATAATGTTCCTAAAAGAGTAAATTGCCCCGTTCTTCCTGTTGTTAAGAATAAATTTGTAATCATAGTTAATGTAAAAACTAATAATATTATTTTAATAACTTTACTATCTGTGTTAAAAAACGAAAATACAGAAATAACAATAGCTAACGATAGAAACAATGTATATTCCATATGTGATGGTAAAAAAGGCACTGGATTATACTTATTTCCAACAATATTAAAACCAAAAATTTGAGATTTTATAACTTCAAAATATATTCCATAAGATATTATTTCGTTTATAAACATTCCTAATAGAAATGCACTAATTATATACTGAATATGCTCTTTTTTAATTGTAGTTGATATAATTAATATGGGTAATAAAAAATATTTAAAGAATATATCATAAGAATTATAATCATTATTTAAGGTAAAAATACACCCTATTAAAATCCATGCTGCAAAAATTAGAATAAATAAAAATATTCTATTAGCATTTATAAAAAAAGTAATTTTCTTATAATTAAGAGTTAAAAGCCAAATATAAAATAAATTATTTATCAACTTTCTACCTATACCGGAATCGAATGAAACAAAAAAAGCAAATAATAAAATACCAATTATTACAAATTTTTCAGAAAAAATTTTAATTTTAGAATAATTAATCTTTTTAAAATATATCAACAACAATAACACCTTTTATATTTCATATTTCCCATATTTATTAATTAAGAAATGATATAAGCCTAAAAACTTTGCTTTTATTTTTTTTAATTTAGATGTTTCATAAAGTAAAATCTTTGTTATATCATGAATAAAAACAATATTTATAATCTTTAACAATCCAAATTCTCTTGGAAAAATCTTTCTATATTTCATTGATAGATACAAAGAATTTCTTGCTATATAATATACTCTTTGATTATTATGTTCTACTTTATGTTTTTTTTTACCAGTTAATAAATTTTTTCTTAAATATAGTTCACCCAAAGCATGCTCAACTAAAACATCCTTAAAATATAAAACTCTTAAATTTACTTTTTTAATTTTTGCACAAAAATCATAATCAACCATGTCTATAAAAAGATTATCATCAAAACGACCTATTTGATTAAAATATTTTAAATTAATAATATTTGATGAAGTTATTACTATAAATTTTTCTTCATAATCCAAAGTTTGATTTTTAGGCAATTTTTCTAAAGCATTTCTAGTTGTATTTGCTGACAATAAACAGATATTAGAAATATCTTGGATATTCAATAAACACTTTTTATAGTGGGTAAAATTAACAAATGAACTATCTTGATCCATTGTTAAGATCCAATCGAAACCCAATGATATAGCTTTATCACATGCAATATTTAAAGCTGATGCAATACCTAAATTTCCATTATTATTTATATAAATTAATTTATCTTTATAATAATCTTTAATTAAATTAATAAGTTCTATATTTTTTCTTTCTGAATTATCTACAATAATCAAATTATCAACAAAATCTGCATAAGTTTTAATATTATCAAATACATCATCTTTTGGATTATATAAAACCACGCTTACTATTAAATTCATTATAATTTTTCTATCCCATTTTTACAATAAAAAACATTCTCAATTTTTGTTTTATCCATGATTTCTCTATTAATTTTGCCTATATCATCATCAAATCTTTTTTCATGATATAAATGAGCAATATTAGCTACCAATCTAATACTTTTTAATTCAATCCCTACTTCCCTAAATCTCCAACTAGGATCTACATCCTCTCCCTCTGCAGGATTAATAAAATCTTCATTAAATCCATTTATTTTTAAAAAATTTTCTTTAAAACAAGAAAAATTACAACCAACTATATGTCTTACATATCTTTTATGAAGTATTTTTGTTATAAAGTTATTTCTATTTAAAATAAATCCATCTTCTAAATGCTTAGTATTATCTTTAAGTAATTGAGGTAGAAATTTTAAAAAATTCTTTTCAATATCAGATACTTTTATTTCTTTTTGTTTTACTTTTTCAGTAAATTTAGAACCAAGTTCTATTCTTTTACCACATAAAACTATATTTTTTTCTGAATTTTTCATATGCCCCTCTACAAAAGTACTATAAGGAACACAATCACCATCTATAAAAATTAGATATTCATATTTTGAAGCAACAATTGCCCTGTTAAGAGCTATATTCTTTCTCCATCCTATATCTTCTTGAAACAAATGAGTTATATCTAATTTATTATATCTGTTTTTTGCAATAGAAACATATTCAGACATTTCTACACTATTTCCATCTTCTGAAATGATAACTTCATCTGGAACTACTGTTTGTTTAGATAAAGATTCTAGTATTAAATCTAAACTATCCGTATCTTTATATACAGATATTATTATTGAACATTTCATTTACAAATCCCATATTTATTTAAATACCACTCAATAGTCTTAACTATCCCTGTGTCAAAATTCTCATCTGCTTTCCATCCTAGTTCATTCTCTAGTTTACTCGCATCTATTGCATATCTTCTATCATGTCCTGCTCTATCTTCTACAAATGTAATAAGACTTTTATATGAAAAATTAGGTTGTGGAACTTCTTTATCTAATATTGTTGTTATTGCATCTACTATTTGAAGATTTGTTCTTTCATTTCTTCCACCAATATTATATGTCTCTCCTTTATTACCTTTATGATAAACAAGGTCTATTCCTTTACAATGATCTAATACATACAACCAATCTCTTATATTTTTCCCATCACCATAGATTGGAATAGGATTATTATTTAGAGCATTTCTTATAATTGTTGGAATTAGTTTTTCATCATGTTGTTTTGGACCATAGTTATTTGAGCAGTTTGTAATAACTGCATTTAATCCAAATGTTTCTACATATGCTCTTATTATCATATCACTTGAAGCTTTACTAGCTGAGTAAGGAGAGTTTGGAGCGTATGGAGTTTTTTCTGTAAAAAGGTCATTTGGATCTAGGCTTAATGTTCCATATACTTCATCTGTTGAGATATGATGAAATCTACAATCTTGATATTCTGTTTTATAAGTAAATGGTTTTTCCATCCAATACTTTTTTGCCACATCTACAAGGGTATATGTTCCATTTACATTTGTTTGTACAAACACACCTGGATTTTTAATACTATTATCTACATGAGATTCAGCAGCAAAGTGAATAACACCTTTTATATCATATTCAGTAAATATAAATTCAACTAATTCTCTATTACAGATATCACCTTTTATAAATTTATAGTTAGGATTATTTTCACACTCTTTTAGATTATCAAGATTTCCTGCATAAGTTAAAAGGTCTAAATTTACTAAGTTATAATTTGGATATTTCTCTAGGAAATATGGTACAAAGTTTGAACCTATAAATCCTGCTGTTCCTGTTAGTAGTATTGTTTTATTTTTGTTATTGAACATTTTATTTTCTCTCCAACTGTTTTATATTTGTATTTAAAATTCTCATTTGATTTATCGCAAGCTGATTGAGTTTTTGTAGTCTAACAGATTGGGATAATTTTTCTTCAATAAAATGAGCATTTAATGACTCCATATTAGCCAAACATACAAGTTGATTCACATCTGCATAATCTCTAATATTTCCATCTAATTTTGGATTGCTTTCCCGCCATTCTTTTGCAGTCATCCCAAATAATGCGACATTAAGTATATCAGCCTCACTTGCATAAACAAAATTAATCTGAGCAGGTGTAAGTTCCTTTGGTATGAGGTTTTGTTTTATAGCATCTGTATGAATCTTATAGTTTAGTTTTGTCAGATTTCGTCTTATATCCCAACCTAATTGTTTTTGCTCTTCCTCTTTTAATCTTTGAAATTCTTTGATAAGGTAGATTTTAAATTCTGCACTTATCCACATTCCAAATTCAAAAGCTATGTCTTTATGAGCATAAGTTCCACCATATCTACCAGCTTTTGCTACAAG
Coding sequences within:
- a CDS encoding O-antigen ligase family protein, coding for MINNLFYIWLLTLNYKKITFFINANRIFLFILIFAAWILIGCIFTLNNDYNSYDIFFKYFLLPILIISTTIKKEHIQYIISAFLLGMFINEIISYGIYFEVIKSQIFGFNIVGNKYNPVPFLPSHMEYTLFLSLAIVISVFSFFNTDSKVIKIILLVFTLTMITNLFLTTGRTGQFTLLGTLFILIFIYLRHNYKYIILSFLTIIFIFFMGFFFSDNVNKRLKQGYFDIVKVIEDKNYNTSFGVRLSSYILIPKIIQNEDFNILYGTGYSKVNSVVQKIQVNEIGSFMKGQLGHLHNSYITIFAGTGLIGLILLLLIWYYLIVTKIKDDYLNYVRYSFVFIVFLGGFTENMFRQKEIMMLGAIFISIIIVVSTKYNIMGKTDEKK
- a CDS encoding polysaccharide deacetylase family protein, with the translated sequence MLISIMYHHVNSDRCSNDLAIFEEHLKYVKNNFKTIFPGEKVTQKSVCLSFDDAYADFYFLIFPLLKKYNLKALLAIPSKYILDDTDETPENRMNFEHNDLFENYQKATFCTYKELKEMKESGLVVFGSHSHSHIDLTQKQVDLDLELRISKEILEEKLNTKIESFVFPFGKYNQDILKEAKKYYQYNFRIGNAIHEDFSGINGAIYRVDGDGLKTADEIFTFKKILNYKIKGLVKRLGKK
- a CDS encoding lipopolysaccharide kinase InaA family protein, with protein sequence MSNYKFILNEEFKKFESFLCNIKQFFKENSNTIHKARNEIKVIEHENQKLVVKSFKIPHFINKIVYTFFKKSKAQKSYEYALKIKEFTPKPIGFIEFYKFGLLNESYFVSEKFDYDFTIREPLLDTNFPNKNEILKAFARFSFDLHQAGIFHFDYSPGNILIKKENDDFIFKIVDINRMKFFDLELNDRLKNFSKLWAKDEDLEVIIKEYAKLLKEDEKELVDKALDFSHKHKAKINFKKRLKGKKVVD
- a CDS encoding glycosyltransferase, whose translation is MKCSIIISVYKDTDSLDLILESLSKQTVVPDEVIISEDGNSVEMSEYVSIAKNRYNKLDITHLFQEDIGWRKNIALNRAIVASKYEYLIFIDGDCVPYSTFVEGHMKNSEKNIVLCGKRIELGSKFTEKVKQKEIKVSDIEKNFLKFLPQLLKDNTKHLEDGFILNRNNFITKILHKRYVRHIVGCNFSCFKENFLKINGFNEDFINPAEGEDVDPSWRFREVGIELKSIRLVANIAHLYHEKRFDDDIGKINREIMDKTKIENVFYCKNGIEKL
- the rfbB gene encoding dTDP-glucose 4,6-dehydratase, coding for MFNNKNKTILLTGTAGFIGSNFVPYFLEKYPNYNLVNLDLLTYAGNLDNLKECENNPNYKFIKGDICNRELVEFIFTEYDIKGVIHFAAESHVDNSIKNPGVFVQTNVNGTYTLVDVAKKYWMEKPFTYKTEYQDCRFHHISTDEVYGTLSLDPNDLFTEKTPYAPNSPYSASKASSDMIIRAYVETFGLNAVITNCSNNYGPKQHDEKLIPTIIRNALNNNPIPIYGDGKNIRDWLYVLDHCKGIDLVYHKGNKGETYNIGGRNERTNLQIVDAITTILDKEVPQPNFSYKSLITFVEDRAGHDRRYAIDASKLENELGWKADENFDTGIVKTIEWYLNKYGICK
- a CDS encoding glycosyltransferase family 4 protein, with amino-acid sequence MKKVLEVCLSPDLGGLELYMKNITKYLNSPAVINKKSKLKEILKNEKIDYFELSRYSFFKLAKIIDKEEIDIVHLHWTKDIPIVVFAKLLSKRKPKIVQTRHMHMTRFKSDFYHKFLYKNIDMMIAVTNLVKEQLEKFIPKDIRPKIETSYIGANTPKILSNEEKNSLKKSFNITDEFIVCIVGRIEEAKGQHIVLQAVEKLRKNGIKIKTLVVGHYMDENYFNNLKNSYPNDIFTGFVSNPTDFMQISDCVVLATKKETFGLVLIEAMKCGVCVLGSNNGGPLEIIDDEKTGLLFESMNSDSLCKKLSLIIENEKLKETLALNGKIKANEVFDREKQFVKLKKLL
- a CDS encoding glycosyltransferase; translated protein: MKKNSLVSIAMCTYNGSRFIKEQLDSILDQTYDNLEIVIVDDNSKDNTVEIINEYIQKDKRIKLFENTYNLGFVKNFEKAISLCVGDYIALADQDDIWKTNKLEIFLNEIKTNILIYSDSIVIDENSNISNKEFIRSNANLVKGKCNKSFIFSNCVSGNTLMFKKEIIPYIIPIPLSVSFHDIWIAFVASTIGTITYTEESYTYYRRYNEQVTKHVEKNYTSLFDKFRKKEHYWLNFAQNIVNYCLAFKSVKNLDKETIDILNTLIEHYSNYQKGFFSYKIYKCLKKYKDELFKIKKIKARNRYLFRFSSRNNLLKILFYSI
- a CDS encoding KilA-N domain-containing protein; translation: MAKLTVLENEITILKVDDQDYISLTDMLKAKDGDFFISDWLRNRNTIEYLGIWEKIHNPNFNYGEFAIITSKVGLNSYKLSAKEWSEKTNAIGLVAKAGRYGGTYAHKDIAFEFGMWISAEFKIYLIKEFQRLKEEEQKQLGWDIRRNLTKLNYKIHTDAIKQNLIPKELTPAQINFVYASEADILNVALFGMTAKEWRESNPKLDGNIRDYADVNQLVCLANMESLNAHFIEEKLSQSVRLQKLNQLAINQMRILNTNIKQLERK
- a CDS encoding glycosyltransferase — translated: MNLIVSVVLYNPKDDVFDNIKTYADFVDNLIIVDNSERKNIELINLIKDYYKDKLIYINNNGNLGIASALNIACDKAISLGFDWILTMDQDSSFVNFTHYKKCLLNIQDISNICLLSANTTRNALEKLPKNQTLDYEEKFIVITSSNIINLKYFNQIGRFDDNLFIDMVDYDFCAKIKKVNLRVLYFKDVLVEHALGELYLRKNLLTGKKKHKVEHNNQRVYYIARNSLYLSMKYRKIFPREFGLLKIINIVFIHDITKILLYETSKLKKIKAKFLGLYHFLINKYGKYEI